In a single window of the Porites lutea chromosome 14, jaPorLute2.1, whole genome shotgun sequence genome:
- the LOC140923980 gene encoding plexin-A4-like translates to MIMHIQKVVFLILLPLSCTSFGSFPELQLSEELYNIDIDNETNIFFIGGKNVILKVSPTLKELKRITSGPSPDYIKCLGSQPYCAQEMTDNRNKILLIDSANKKLITCGSFKHGVCQGRSLETLSVEISNNNEIQYVVSNSDLPSVAVIGPSWDGKLALYIATSWDGKTYGSKSFVFLIDPMPAVSTRNIDGSNVFAVSSNSALDGHSFLQFTDLNYLVKYIYGFSLGGFTYFVSVQETTESYNQKKNPKVFSTFIIRICQRDKNYISYLELPLECKGTNGTNFNIGTSAYLTKPGKFFAKSSGIQASDEVLVVTFVQTNGGWDDSASKSGVCFYPVKEINEKLAADQRKCADGSYSTEKYGLPWVDDVKNCATTGSSSPIIPPNFCPVSSISFKYEKYRSIKLSAAKNAIVEYDQGILSTAAVAAMPYFSHTVLFIGTNQGQLHKVSVGDGKNKVKPYSVFNISSYEVRQLKLTSDKMYLVVLSKHKVTKIPTEECSSFPSCVDCVRPGDPFCSWCTLYKRCTQKQECSKADAHPLRFVTSLSKCLQIASINPDKVPLGANVNVSSSDNASYRGNSISDKIFKVALIP, encoded by the exons ATGATCATGCACATACAAAAAGTTgtctttcttattcttttgcCCTTGTCCTGTACAAGTTTTGGCAGTTTTCCAGAGTTACAACTAAGTGAAGAACTCTATAACATTGATATTGACAATGAAACAAACATCTTTTTCATCGGAGGCAAAAATGTAATTCTGAAAGTTTCACCGACCTTGAAAGAACTAAAGAGAATCACATCTGGGCCTTCGCCAGATTACATCAAATGTCTTGGATCACAGCCATATTGTGCTCAGGAAATGACCGACAATAGGAATAAGATTCTACTGATAGACAGTGCAAATAAAAAGCTCATCACTTGTGGATCTTTTAAGCATGGAGTGTGTCAAGGAAGAAGTCTTGAAACGCTGTCAGTGGAAATTtcaaataataatgaaattcaATATGTTGTGTCAAATTCTGATTTACCCTCAGTTGCTGTAATTGGTCCAAGTTGGGATGGGAAACTTGCTTTGTATATTGCAACTTCATGGGATGGAAAAACTTATGGATCAAAGTCTTTTGTCTTTCTCATAGATCCAATGCCTGCTGTATCTACTCGGAACATTGACGGGTCGAATGTTTTTGCCGTTTCTTCAAATTCAGCACTTGATGGACATTCGTTTCTACAATTTACGGACTTAAATTATTTAGTGAAATATATTTATGGATTTTCATTGGGTGGCTTTACTTACTTTGTTTCTGTACAAGAGACAACTGAGTCTTACAACCAAAAGAAGAACCCAAAAGTTTTCAGTACTTTCATAATTCGTATATGCCAGCGAGACAAGAATTACATTTCATATTTAGAGTTACCACTGGAGTGCAAAGGAACTAATGGAACAAATTTTAATATAGGAACATCGGCCTACCTAACAAAACCTGGAAAATTTTTTGCTAAGTCTTCTGGAATTCAAGCTTCAGATGAAGTGTTAGTCGTAACATTTGTCCAGACTAATGGAGGCTGGGATGATTCTGCTTCAAAGTCtggtgtttgtttttatccAGTCAAAGAGATCAATGAAAAGCTGGCTGCTGACCAGAGGAAATGTGCAGATGGCTCATATTCAACAGAAAAATATGGATTACCCTGGGTTGATGATGTTAAGAACTGTGCTACGACG GGTTCAAGTTCTCCAATAATCCCTCCTAACTTCTGTCCTGTTTCAAGCATATCATTCAAGTATGAGAAATATCGTTCAATTAAACTATCTGCAGCAAAAAATGCCATTGTAGAATATGATCAGGGAATACTATCTACTGCTGCTGTAGCTGCTATGCCTTACTTCAGTCACACAGTGTTGTTTATTGGTACAAATCAAGGCCAGCTGCACAAG GTATCAGTGGGAGACGGCAAGAATAAGGTGAAACCATATTCTGTGTTTAACATTAGCTCTTATGAAGTTCGGCAGTTGAAGCTCACAAGTGATAAAATGTACTTGGTTGTTCTGAGCAAACACAAA GTGACAAAGATACCAACTGAAGAATGCAGTTCCTTTCCATCTTGTGTCGACTGTGTCAGGCCTGGTGATCCATTCTGTAGTTGGTGCACTTTGTATAAGAG ATGCACCCAAAAGCAAGAATGCTCAAAGGCTGATGCACACCCATTACGGTTTGTGACAAGTTTGTCCAAATGTCTGCAGATTGCATCAATTAATCCTGACAAGGTACCTCTTGGAGCAAATGTCAATGTAAGTTCAAGCGATAATGCCTCTTATCGAGGGAATTCTATTAGTGATAAaatttttaaggtggctctgaTCCCATAG